Proteins encoded by one window of Dioscorea cayenensis subsp. rotundata cultivar TDr96_F1 chromosome 20, TDr96_F1_v2_PseudoChromosome.rev07_lg8_w22 25.fasta, whole genome shotgun sequence:
- the LOC120251896 gene encoding protein CLP1 homolog, translating to MNSGQAPPPPSTRQFKLEKESELRVEVGPDGPLRIRLLTGTAEIFGAELPPENWLTIPPRLKFAIFTWNGATIEVDGNSDVYVADETPMVSYVNVHAILHGRRARARAAPNDDLDSSQGPRVIIVGPIDSGKSSLCKMLLSWACKQGWKPTFVDLDIGQGSISIPGCIAATPVEMPIDIVEGIPLEMPIVYFYGHASPSVNAELYKVLVKELSRTLERQFTGNAESRAAGMVINTMGWVEGVGYELLLHSIDTFNANVVLVLGQEKLWSMLKAVLKNKPNVDVVKLHKSGGVVTRNVKVRQKSRSSAIREYFYGITNDQSPHSNIVNFSDISVYRIGGGPQAPRSALPIGAEPIADPTRLVSVNINRDLLHLVLAVSYAKEPDQIISSNVAGFIFITDIDIQRKKLTYLAPCGGDLPSKLLIVGTLTWLEN from the exons ATGAACTCCGGCCAAGCGCCGCCGCCGCCGTCTACACGGCAGTTCAAACTGGAGAAGGAGAGCGAGCTGAGGGTGGAGGTCGGTCCAGATGGCCCGCTTCGTATTCGGCTTCTCACCGGCACTGCTGAGATCTTCGGTGCCGAGCTTCCTCCTGAGAACTGGCTCACCATTCCCCCTCGCCTCAAGTTTGCT ATTTTCACGTGGAATGGAGCGACGATCGAAGTCGATGGGAATAGTGATGTTTATGTGGCTGACGAG ACCCCAATGGTAAGCTATGTGAATGTTCATGCTATTCTACATGGGAGAAGGGCTCGCGCTAGAGCGGCGCCAAATGATGATTTGGATTCTTCGCAG GGTCCCAGGGTTATCATCGTTGGACCTATCGATTCTGGTAAAAGTAGCTTGTGCAAAATGCTACTTAGCTGGGCTTGCAAGCAGGGCTGGAAACCTACTTTTGTTGATTTAGATATTGGCCaaggatctatctctattcctGGATGTATTGCTGCTACTCCTGTTGAAATGCCAATAGATATTGTGGAAGGGATTCCTTTAGAAATGCCAATTGTGTATTTCTATGGGCACGCAAGTCCTAG TGTCAATGCAGAGTTATACAAAGTTCTTGTCAAGGAATTGTCTCGGACACTTGAAAGACAGTTTACTGGCAATGCTGAATCAAGAGCCGCTGGCATGGTGATCAACACCATGGGGTGGGTTGAAGGTGTTGGCTATGAG TTGCTTCTCCATTCAATCGACACCTTCAATGCCAATGTGGTTCTGGTCTTGGGACAG GAGAAACTTTGGAGCATGCTGAAAGCTGTACTTAAGAACAAGCCTAATGTGGATGTTGTAAAACTTCACAAGTCCGGTGGTGTTGTAACGAGGAATGTTAAGGTCCGTCAGAAATCTAGAAGCTCTGCAATTAGG GAATACTTCTATGGGATTACAAATGATCAATCTCCGCATTCAAACATAGTAAATTTCAGCGACATATCAGTCTATCGAATTGGTGGCGGTCCACAAGCTCCTCGTTCAGCACTCCCTATTGGTGCAGAGCCTATTGCCGATCCTACACGGCTCGTCTCTGTCAACATAAACCGTGACTTACTCCATTTGGTTTTAGCTGTTTCATATGCCAAGGAACCCGACCAAATAATCTCCAG TAATGTTGCAGGGTTCATCTTTATCACTGACATCGACATCCAAAG GAAGAAGCTCACTTATCTCGCACCCTGCGGCGGTGATCTCCCGAGCAAGCTACTTATTGTCGGAACATTGACATGGTTAGAGAACTAG
- the LOC120251845 gene encoding probable WRKY transcription factor 75, translating to MAAAGVPWLVPAFMANFTTPPDHSFSDPDPNSQPQLHSPFDIAEYLLNMDDDIGDAVQQQQQQQQQQQQQQQQQLSQVMQGGSSSSNTCMMEGGMRVAFRTKSEVEILDDGFKWRKYGKKSVKNNSHPRNYYRCSTEGCSVKKRVERDREDPNYVITTYDGVHNHTSPSVIYDTMRDDTSGQFLVSGCQMRSTP from the exons ATGGCGGCTGCCGGAGTTCCCTGGCTTGTCCCGGCCTTCATGGCCAACTTCACCACTCCTCCTGATCATTCTTTCTCTGATCCTGATCCTAATTCTCAGCCTCAGCTCCACAGTCCTTTTGACATAGCTGAGTACTTGCTCAACATGGATGATGACATTGGTGATGCtgttcagcagcagcagcaacagcaacaacaacagcaacagcagcagcagcagcagctttCTCAAGTCATGCAAGGTGGCAGCTCCAGCAGTAATACTTG TATGATGGAAGGAGGAATGAGAGTGGCGTTTAGAACAAAGTCAGAGGTGGAGATATTGGATGATGGATTTAAGTGGAGGAAGTATGGGAAGAAATCAGTGAAGAATAATTCACATCCAAG GAACTATTATAGGTGTTCAACTGAAGGGTGTTCAGTGAAGAAGAGGGTGGAGAGGGATAGAGAGGATCCAAACTATGTGATTACCACTTATGATGGTGTTCATAATCATACTAGTCCTAGTGTTATTTATGACACAATGAGAGATGATACTTCTGGTCAGTTCTTAGTGTCTGGTTGCCAAATGCGGTCTACACCTTGA